From the Telopea speciosissima isolate NSW1024214 ecotype Mountain lineage chromosome 9, Tspe_v1, whole genome shotgun sequence genome, the window CTTGAAGTGCAAATGAAATTATGCCAGGTTTTAACTTAAACTTACTAGTGGTGATCCCTCTCTAGTCTCTTCCtatattctctttcctttgtccTGTGAAAGTTGGTAGCTGCTAGCTTCTACTACTAGTACTATTTTGCTACTAGCCTACTATGTTGTTAATGATTTGGTTTTCATCTGTCAGAAacattgttttcctttttgagCTGACATGAAGCTGATGgctgtttctttcctttttcttctctaggGTAATAAGCTTTGGAGGCTTGCTATTTGGGGAGAAATTGCGACTACTGCTTTGTGTCCTGTGTGCTTGACCTTTTTTTATGCTAGCATATTTCTCACTTGGGGATGCTGAAGTAGGAAATTAGCGAATGCTTATTTCCTGTTTCAAAATCCCTGTCTGAGAAACTTGACTTCTCTGTGCTATCTAGATGGTTAGCAATGGCATTCACAAGCAATACTGTGATTAGCTACATTTTGGACTGCGCTGTCCAAATATGGTTTTCATATGATCTTCATGGTAGTCTAACGGCTGTTGTTTTTCCTCAATGAAACTGAGTTAGATGGATAGAAAGCCCAGCAAAGGGATAATGGAGcaatccaaaagttatcatcAGTTACGATACAATTCCACAGAAGCGAGGAATGAGGAAGTTGGCAGTACAAATCAAAGGCTTATGCAGGATCCTTCAAGCTCAATTAATACAAACACACGACCTCCAGAATTCACCATATCAGGTGGACCCAAACCTGTACTGAATTACTCCATTCAAACAGGCGAGGAGTTTGCGCTTGAATTTATGCGAGAACGGGTGAATCCTCAAAGACAATTCATTCCTAATACTACCAGTGATATGAACAGTGCAACAGGGTATATGGATCTGAAAGGCATCCTGGGCATGAGTCATACAGGATCGGAAAGTGGGTCAGATATTTCAACGCTTGGTACTGTAGAGAAAGGTCCAGTTAAAGAGTTTGAGAGGAAGGACTCATcaggaaatgaaagaaaaggttATTATGATTCTGTGCGATCAGTACCACGTACAACATCAGGAAATGGTAGTAATCGAGGAGCTCATGGGTATTCTTCTTCAGGGGCCTCTGATAGCTCGTCAACAAAGATGAAATTTCTCTGCAGTTTTGGTGGTAAAATCCTACCCCGGCCTAGTGATGGAAAGCTCAGGTATGTGGGAGGTGAAACACGTATTGTTCGGATAAGCAAAGACATTTCTTGGCAGGAGCTTATGCAGAAAACGTTGACAATCTACAACCAACCTCATACAATTAAGTATCAACTTCCTGGGGAGGATCTGGATGCCTTGGTCTCTGTCTCTTGTGATGAGGATCTGCAGAATATGATTGAGGAATGTAATGTAATAGAAGATGCAGAAAGATCACAGAAACTTAGGatgtttttgttttctgatACGGATTTCAATGACCCCCATTTCAGTCTGGGTAGCATGGAAGGGGATCCTGAAATTCAGTATGTTGTTGCTGTAAATGGCATGGATGTAGGCTCAAAAAGGAACTCAGGTGGGGATGTTTTACCAAGCACTTCAGCAAATAACTTGGATGAATTATTAAATCTTGATTTTGGAAAAGAGACAAGTAGGGTTGCAACAGAGTCAGCTGGGGCTAGCATTTATCCTTTGACAGATATTCTTGTCCCTCCTCCTGTTACTCAGTCTTCTCAGCGGATCCCATTAAGTTCATCTGGTGCTTATGACACCCATGTGCAGTCTTATGAGGGTCAGATGATGCATCATCGAGAAGCTGAGCAGTatccattctctgctacccacCCACTGGAAAACTTCCATGATCTGGATGGGAGGAGTGCTGCTCCCACATCTGTGCCAATGCAATATGGCTTTGGTTCTCATCCTTCTAATCATGCACCATTTTTAGAAAGTCCAGTTCCTATGCCCCTCCAAGGGCTTCTAACACAGCAAGGAGGCTTGACTGGAGGGAAGCCATATGGTGGCTTCATGGGACAGGATCCGGAGGTGTCAGTAAATGTTGCTAAGATGAAAGCTGATGGTTCAGTCCAGCAGACGAGTGAAGCTGAACAAACTCAATATTTAGAAAATGAACATGTTGTTTCTTTACAGCCGTGTGATGCGTCTGTTCCAAATTATATTCCGGCTGAAGAAGCATCATTTGCCACCTCGGTGCCAGAGAAAGTAGCAtcatctttgtcttcaaaaagTAATGCAAAGCTGAAGGATCCTGTGCAGAGCCCAATGCCTCCTGATGCTGGGAAGGCTACATACACTATGAAGTCTAACGAAGATGACCATTACCACACATCTGGTGGAGCATATACTGCTGGATATACTGAATCCGAGGGTGATAAATCTGAATATGGCTATCCTGAGCCAAATGTGCTTCCTGAGAGGAACGAGAGGATCTTTCGTTCGGAGAGGATTCCTATGAGGGAGCAAGCGGAATTACTGAACCGGTTATCAAAGTCTGATGATTCCTTTGGTTCTCAGTTTGTGATGTCTCATGCACGGTCTGATTTGGCACAACAGGATTCAGTCACAGAAAGCAGTGATAAATTACACGGAGGAAATGTGGCTTCCCAGACAGAGCagacaatatcatcagcaaaaccAACCTATGCAAACTCTCCAACAATTGAAGATGGACTGGTGCAATTTGCGAAGTACAAAGAGTTAGCTGATGTGATCAGTCAAATGAAACCCAACTTTTCTGAAGAGGGGTTGGACTCCAAGTTTCATAAATCTGAATCAATCGATGCATTACTTAACCCTATTGATGATAAAGATACTAAGAATGAGGATGCACTACACCATGAGACTGATAAGAGTAGACCCCAAAAAGAACCATCTGAAAACCAAGATACTTCTCTTGAGCACCAAGAAGAATCTTTGTCTAGTCATTTGGAAGAGATGGCTTCCAAGGCTGCCGATAGTAACCACCCTATGGGGAACATGCATCCTTATCCATGGATAGGTACCTCAGCTAGACCTGTTTCTCGAGAGGAACCCTCTGTTGGGGTTTCTAGACCAGAGCATGGGGATATTCTTATTGATATCAATGATCGATTCCCTCGTGATTTTCTTTCTGATATATTTTCTAGGGCAAGACTTGCAGAGGATTCCTCCGGTATTAATCCTTTACCCAATGATGGAACTGGTTTAAGCTTGAACATGGAGAACCATGAACCTCAGCATTGGTCATTCTTTCAAAAATTGGCACAAGATGAGTTTGTTAAGAAAGATGTTTCTCTCATGGACCAAGACCATCTTGGTTTTTCATCCCCTCTTACAAAAATTGATTTGGGCCATGTGGATTCTCAAATCAATTGTAATGAACTTCCGTTAGAGTCAACTGGTCCTGTTGAAGCTGATACCATCAGTTCTCATCCAGTTTACGTTTGCACTCAGGTCAATGGAAGTGAAGTTGTACAGTTTGATGGTATGTCCTATCCAAAAGTGGGTGAGAACCTGAGAACACCAGATTCAGATTATGAGGTATATTCCTCCTAACCTCCACTTGCTCCAAATGATTGTTCTTAACATTGCTTCACTGGAGTTAGATTTTCAAATTCCATTGTCTAATTATTTGTTTGATGTTTGTAGGATGGGAAGTTAGCAATGGGAAATATTAGTGGACCGCTGATTGACTCCTCTTTGGAAGATTTTGATATTAGTACTTTACAGGTATGATGCGTGCAATATGCCTTCCGCATTTACATGAGCagtatgaaaaaaaaagaagcttttcatattataaaaaaagagcatcccagtgcacgaggctgcTGCTAcagcagggtctgggaggggtaAATGTACGCAGCTTTATCCTCCTGctttgcaggagaggctgtttccaagtttcaaacctGCAACCAAGAGGTTGCAATAACTTTTCATGTTATAATGTTCCGAAATAACTTTTCATTCTGTTGGTAAGGTGAATTGATAATTTTGTCCTACTCTGCGATTTAGCTTTAATGAGGAAGAGGCACGATAGATAATTTGTTCCTCCTAAGGGCTCTGAATCAGTTGTATGAAATCAATTATATTCAATAACTTAAAAAATAAGGGTGTCACAAGACTAATGTGATACATTTTGGGATTTGTAATTTTGGAGACTTACCTGGTTCCTGATTTGAATCTTACCTTTGAATATAAGATTCCAATAGTTGAAGTGACCTAGTACAATTAAATTCTAAACTTTGAATGCTTTAGTATGAAAAGCATGACAAGAATGAAATCATTGGTGACTGGAAGTGGATTAAAAACTAGATCatccttttgttttgtttcttgagATTTGAATATCTTAAAATTAGAAGGCCAGAAGGTCTAAAAGTAACCTTCActaattttgttttcacttATACATGGTTTGATCTATTGCATTATAATATGGTAACCATGGAGTACCTGCTTAAGAATCTTTGCTTCCAAGGCCACTTAGTTGGAGCAGTATTGCACTTTTTAACTATTCAACCAAACTTAGTACCTAACTGGCTAAATCTTATCGAAAAGGATGGTTGTTTGGTGTGTCCAGAAATAAAAAAGCCGTTGTATTCCCTCTAGGTAATTTTTAACCTGATAAGTAATTATTCAGAGGTACAAATGGGTTTTGATCTCAAAACTTGACAGGTCACGTCACTCCAACAATTTTTTACAAAGGCGTAAAAACAGGACAAATCTGCTATTTCCATGGATATCCAACTCAGACCTGGTCTTTATCCAGATATCGGAAGAAAAGCCCATATCCCACATGGCCCATATCCCACAAGGTTTCAATCTGGATAGTATTTTTGTTAAGTATAATAAATGCATAATTAGTCAAACAAAAAGGTAAGATTTACAAGGTTTCAACtcaaaaaactttaaaacttGGTGTTTAAAACAACATAACTCTTATCAATCAAACATATTATATAATTTACCTTATCGAGAAATTAATATGAAACATATTATATATTTGAACCAACCTTGTAACTTTTTCTATCTTACAATATTCCCATTATCTCAAATTTGGATACACTGGGTCAAGTTGTCCCAATAATGACCTACAGATTTTCAATTTCTGATGTTTTGTTCTTGTTGGGACTTAGATTTTGGACAATGGATTCTTGTGTGGACATGGTTTTAATTTGTTGGATAAAATCGGTTGGACTGTTACCAACTAGACAGGTAACATTTTTTCAAATGTTGAGGTTGTTATCTAGTAGGTGTAGTTTTAAGGATATATCAGCCTCTCAAATTAACAGTTAGGTTTGGATATTGAATAATGTGGCCTTGTACCAACTCAGAGAACTAGTCTTTTGCTCTTTTGGCTTCTGGACTTACAAAGGGAAGAACAAGATTCAATTGGTTTTATGGTTGGGTTTAGGTTTCTTGCCTGCTCTTaaacaaggttcaaaaactcgccTCGACTCAGTGTCTCAACCAGGTCGAGACGACTGAGATCTCGGTGAAatattgcaaattttttttttttggatttcggtatgatgtttc encodes:
- the LOC122639285 gene encoding uncharacterized protein LOC122639285 isoform X2, yielding MDRKPSKGIMEQSKSYHQLRYNSTEARNEEVGSTNQRLMQDPSSSINTNTRPPEFTISGGPKPVLNYSIQTGEEFALEFMRERVNPQRQFIPNTTSDMNSATGYMDLKGILGMSHTGSESGSDISTLGTVEKGPVKEFERKDSSGNERKGYYDSVRSVPRTTSGNGSNRGAHGYSSSGASDSSSTKMKFLCSFGGKILPRPSDGKLRYVGGETRIVRISKDISWQELMQKTLTIYNQPHTIKYQLPGEDLDALVSVSCDEDLQNMIEECNVIEDAERSQKLRMFLFSDTDFNDPHFSLGSMEGDPEIQYVVAVNGMDVGSKRNSGGDVLPSTSANNLDELLNLDFGKETSRVATESAGASIYPLTDILVPPPVTQSSQRIPLSSSGAYDTHVQSYEGQMMHHREAEQYPFSATHPLENFHDLDGRSAAPTSVPMQYGFGSHPSNHAPFLESPVPMPLQGLLTQQGGLTGGKPYGGFMGQDPEVSVNVAKMKADGSVQQTSEAEQTQYLENEHVVSLQPCDASVPNYIPAEEASFATSVPEKVASSLSSKSNAKLKDPVQSPMPPDAGKATYTMKSNEDDHYHTSGGAYTAGYTESEGDKSEYGYPEPNVLPERNERIFRSERIPMREQAELLNRLSKSDDSFGSQFVMSHARSDLAQQDSVTESSDKLHGGNVASQTEQTISSAKPTYANSPTIEDGLVQFAKYKELADVISQMKPNFSEEGLDSKFHKSESIDALLNPIDDKDTKNEDALHHETDKSRPQKEPSENQDTSLEHQEESLSSHLEEMASKAADSNHPMGNMHPYPWIGTSARPVSREEPSVGVSRPEHGDILIDINDRFPRDFLSDIFSRARLAEDSSGINPLPNDGTGLSLNMENHEPQHWSFFQKLAQDEFVKKDVSLMDQDHLGFSSPLTKIDLGHVDSQINCNELPLESTGPVEADTISSHPVYVCTQVNGSEVVQFDGMSYPKVGENLRTPDSDYEDGKLAMGNISGPLIDSSLEDFDISTLQIIKNEDLEELRELGSGTFGTVYHGKWRGTDVAIKRIKKSCFTGRSSEQERLTVEFWREADILSKLHHPNVVAFYGVVQDGPGATLATVTEFMVNGSLRHVLLRKDRYLDRRKKLIIAMDAAFGMEYLHSKNIVHFDLKCDNLLVNLKDPIRPICKVGDFGLSKIKRNTLVSGGVRGTLPWMAPELLNGSSSKVSEKVDVFSFGIVLWEILTGGIVNNTLRPPVPSYCDPEWRRLMEQCWAPDPVVRPSFTEIASRLRVMSAVSQSKPPGYQAQMQAAK
- the LOC122639285 gene encoding uncharacterized protein LOC122639285 isoform X1 — translated: MDRKPSKGIMEQSKSYHQLRYNSTEARNEEVGSTNQRLMQDPSSSINTNTRPPEFTISGGPKPVLNYSIQTGEEFALEFMRERVNPQRQFIPNTTSDMNSATGYMDLKGILGMSHTGSESGSDISTLGTVEKGPVKEFERKDSSGNERKGYYDSVRSVPRTTSGNGSNRGAHGYSSSGASDSSSTKMKFLCSFGGKILPRPSDGKLRYVGGETRIVRISKDISWQELMQKTLTIYNQPHTIKYQLPGEDLDALVSVSCDEDLQNMIEECNVIEDAERSQKLRMFLFSDTDFNDPHFSLGSMEGDPEIQYVVAVNGMDVGSKRNSGGDVLPSTSANNLDELLNLDFGKETSRVATESAGASIYPLTDILVPPPVTQSSQRIPLSSSGAYDTHVQSYEGQMMHHREAEQYPFSATHPLENFHDLDGRSAAPTSVPMQYGFGSHPSNHAPFLESPVPMPLQGLLTQQGGLTGGKPYGGFMGQDPEVSVNVAKMKADGSVQQTSEAEQTQYLENEHVVSLQPCDASVPNYIPAEEASFATSVPEKVASSLSSKSNAKLKDPVQSPMPPDAGKATYTMKSNEDDHYHTSGGAYTAGYTESEGDKSEYGYPEPNVLPERNERIFRSERIPMREQAELLNRLSKSDDSFGSQFVMSHARSDLAQQDSVTESSDKLHGGNVASQTEQTISSAKPTYANSPTIEDGLVQFAKYKELADVISQMKPNFSEEGLDSKFHKSESIDALLNPIDDKDTKNEDALHHETDKSRPQKEPSENQDTSLEHQEESLSSHLEEMASKAADSNHPMGNMHPYPWIGTSARPVSREEPSVGVSRPEHGDILIDINDRFPRDFLSDIFSRARLAEDSSGINPLPNDGTGLSLNMENHEPQHWSFFQKLAQDEFVKKDVSLMDQDHLGFSSPLTKIDLGHVDSQINCNELPLESTGPVEADTISSHPVYVCTQVNGSEVVQFDGMSYPKVGENLRTPDSDYEDGKLAMGNISGPLIDSSLEDFDISTLQIIKNEDLEELRELGSGTFGTVYHGKWRGTDVAIKRIKKSCFTGRSSEQERLTVEFWREADILSKLHHPNVVAFYGVVQDGPGATLATVTEFMVNGSLRHVLLRKDRYLDRRKKLIIAMDAAFGMEYLHSKNIVHFDLKCDNLLVNLKDPIRPICKVGDFGLSKIKRNTLVSGGVRGTLPWMAPELLNGSSSKVSEKVDVFSFGIVLWEILTGEEPYANMHYGAIIGGIVNNTLRPPVPSYCDPEWRRLMEQCWAPDPVVRPSFTEIASRLRVMSAVSQSKPPGYQAQMQAAK